The Drosophila sechellia strain sech25 chromosome 2L, ASM438219v1, whole genome shotgun sequence region gatattttatagGGTACACATTATAAACAGAGCAATTGCCTCTATAAATCTTTGAACCGATGACGCTTACTTCTCACGGAACTAGTCATTGAGCTTCATCTGTTGGCAGGTGTGACATGGCTAGATTAGAATCCATAATTGATAAGGTATTGACCATTGGCCAGCACTATAAAATGCCCATATAAGTTATGCGGTTTCCTATgatgataaatttaaaatggcGAACATTCGATTTTTATGGCCCGATTCAGTCATTCTGCTAAAAGTCATTGAACACTCTAACATGCATAAAGTAAATCCGATCGGATCGAAATCGACTGCGTTTATCAGGGTTTTCTTTGCCGGTCAGCGAGTTCAAAAGCAATAAGTTATCAGCAGACGGGTGCTGGAAATGATCATGTTGTTGGGTTTTATTTCAGATCGCATGTTGCTTCTTTTACAATATCCCATATATTACTTTAGCTAGACTATAAATGAGTTGGCCATTTTCTGGGGAAGTTTTTATGCAGCCGGttaatcattattattatgtaattAATATAATGTTAATAATATAACCACGGTTATAAGCTGATGCAAATTGGACTTTACAATATTACTTTCTAAACTTCTCTCTCTCTTAGCTTTTGATGCATATATTATTCCCCCACTATCTACTGCACTTGTTTGAACTTCGGTTATAGATAGACCCCATTTCAATAGCTCTGGTTGACTGATGTTTGCTGGCGATAAGGCCTGTTCGAGAAGTTCCATACATTTGATAATCCCTCAAATGTTGAAACAAATACCCGGAGACACTTGTGTTGCCGGCGTTAATAAGCAAAAGTCATTGAATTGTGTTTCTAAGGCGTTCAATTCATATTATACATAGTATATGCTTGCGATTTGATTGAAGCTTCAGATGCTTTTCATAGTGCTGTGTAATGTTAAGCGATTATTAGTATTATGAATTGAATATTGCTTGCACATTTTGGAGATTCTTTAAACtatgtttctttttttatcATCATGGTACCTAAAGAGGACTATGTTTATATTACTTtaaaaaatactgattatACGTCTTTAAATGGgaatttctattgattttgtAATTGATTAGTCTTCAGAACTAAACGTTTGGTTATATTGCACTATGTATTAGGGAAGTAAATGgttcaaaatgaaaagaaacaTGAAATTTTAAGTTAATCATTAATCATTAAGAAGTTAAAATGGAAAGTGAAGGCACAAGAAATAGAGCCACCTGCATTGCTGACACTTAGCTTTGCATTATCACTGGCACGCGAAATGCTTTCATGGTACGCACCTTTTCCAGGGCTCCCTCGGGGTAAAAGTGGCAGGCGCGCAGGAAGACTGTGAGGAAGGCGTCGTCATCCTTGTAGTTCAGCTCGGGCGTGGCCTTGAGCAGCTCCCGCAGCTTGAGGATGGCCTCCGCCTTGACTTCTTCGGTTTCGCGGAGTTCCACACGGGCGATTTCCACGGTCTCCGGCTTCAGATAGCCCAGGCGCAAGTGGAAGGCCTCCTCGGCGATATCGGTGGCAGCCATTATGTCGcttggttgttgttttttatgtGTCGGGGCCTGCGTGTTGGATTCGAGAAATGCGTTCTGTGTTAGTTTTCCTGATCACTGATTGCCATCGTAAATTGCAACTTAATGTGAGGTAATTTGGCACCAGCACTTTCAGATCGATTTGTTTGAACAATCTTGCCCGATCATTTGGGTTAGAAATggttggctttttttttttgtctatgTACTTGTATTTACCTAAGGCGAAGTCAAACGATTTTCACTTATTGAGGGTTTTTCAGCGTTCTTTAGTTTTGCTTCCTCGCGACTCGTGCGATTCGAGTCAACTGAAATTCGGTTCGCCTTTGGAAACCCTTGTGAGTTAACTTCTATATTATATATCAGCCGAACGATAGCTTCGACGTCGACGTCGATGATAAAGCACGCCGTGGCAGAGGCGATCGCAGTCGTCTTGAGTCGACCTCCATTTTCGTTCCTTATCTTTTAGACTAATGGCGCTGTgcgaaataaagaaataacaacaataatcagaaAAAAAAGGCCCCCAATCCGGCTGTCAATCACCTTACGCCTTTAACCCTCCGGCATCTCCATTGAACCCCCGTCGTCTAGGCCTGAAATCCGACTTTCGACTCCGTTCCAAATTTTGGTTAATTTCGTCATTGATCGTGATGTTTACACGCGCCCGGCATCATGAACCTTAGTTTAAATTACCTTTACCTCGAACTTACCCTTGCTACACTCCACTTCGCAAACTCAGCGTCTGGGGCACGTAATAAAAAAGACAAATTTGTACAAAAAAAGCATAAATATCAATTAGCAACGAAAAAATGGTTGAACCAGACTATTGACAGCGGAAACAGCGCACTGTTTTATAGTGCCTCTCATAATACCTGTAAGGCATTAATATAATGCGAAAAATATTGCTTTGAGATACCCTATAGCTAGTACAACGGCTGGAGTGTAAGATAACTAGATAATATCTAACCTCATATGCTCTATGCCGGTTTAAAATTATATCGGGTGGTCTTTAGATATTTCGTACTAatcaataattaaatattgtaaGATATATTATTAAGGCGTTGAATGTCTGACTCTACATCAACCATATTAACCCTTAACTGTTCTATTTTTACAGGGTATGCAAACTACTTTCGACTAAAGTCCAACGTGGAATTCTTGAGTGATAACAGCTCCCCAAAAATATTCTGCTTCCAGGACTATTATCGAATGTTTCATGTTCTACTGGAAAAACAAGTGCCAACCATTCTAATCACAGCTCATAATCCTTATCACTGGCAGCGCTGCTAGCGCCGATAGTCTTTCTCTATCGGTTTGTTTTACTGagaaatattgtttttattgccaaaTCCACGGTGGTTGTTTGGTagatggtgggtggtgggtggtgggggtTGGATCTTCGTCTTTTCACACCTTCGGGGCATTGAATCGGATCGCTGATCGCGAATAGCGAGCCGTTATCATTGTTAGCCGCTTTTGTTGCTACATTCCATATTGTTATTATATTGGTACGTGATCGGGTCTTTGTTTTGAAATTCATGTTCCAAACACAAAACCCCTTTGGTAATATCGACTTATACGTGTTCTTACATATACAAATACAGTGAACGCTCGACAACaagaaaatttgtttatagaatatttttgtttctttgttAAATAATAGTAAGATGACAATATATATCAATTAAATCAAAACCAGAatcgttaaaaaaaatgtataaaatattattaaaaagctTTGTGTTGTGACTAGTTCATGTTATCGGTTAAACACTATATCTATAAGAGCACTGTTTTCTACAACTGCCATATAGTGTAGTCATAGGGCAAAGTCTTCACTTCTGATACGATTTGCTGTCGAAGCTCAACGTAGTCGTCAACCCGCTACTATTTTCGCTGTTGTTTCTTTGGTTTCAAGCAcatgtatttgtttttgttttcacttaTTTGTTACTAAGTTCTTGATACTGCCATTGGTGCTGCATCAGCTGGATTATTGAGCTtctgttttgcttttgttgatGAGTTCAAAAGATTGAGATACTTGTTTGGAGTGTGCAAGTTCGATTGACACTTTTATTTGCCCACGAAAAACATTCAAAAGATTCCATCAACAAACTTATCTCGATTTCCACAGTGTTGGGAAATAGCTTTTATCGAATTTTATTCAGTGACAAGTCATTTTTAAGTATAGAATTTAAAATAcagataaaaatatttttttaggAATATGTTTTTGTACAATTTCAAACAACTCTTGAGTATGATTTTGAAAACCATAacttaatttgaaatttaacaGATTTAGTGTATCGTAAATTTAGTTTGATTAAGCCCTAATTTTGCCAAAATGAGTCTTAAATAATAAGGCAAAAGTTAGATTTTCAAATTTGAGATTTATTGGCTAATATCGAACCCTATTCAGATTAGGTATGCCCAACGAATCGTGTTTAAATAGCATAGTCACAATCCAAGACTTTATTCTTTGAGATTCACCGATAGGGATTGCTAATCGCGACAACTATTGAATAATAATGCGTAAGCCATGGCATCCGTTGATAACTGAAAGTCCCCAGCGGAGAACACTTAATACCTTAGGCGACAAGTTTAAGATAATGCATACCTATTCTTGACacatgtttttaaataatgagGGTAAGAAGGTTTAATTTGAACTTTAAACATCTGAAGAAAATTAGCTGGCTTCGCAGGTGAGCTTACAGTTGCTCACCAGATACGTTTAATTATTGCAAAACCACCTGCTCAAAGTGCAATAATTTAATAGAGCATACGATTGATCGATGTCTTACCCGAACTCATATTCTGAACCGGACGAAGTTTACCAATCAGGCATATGTCGAGCTGATTCCCCAGTTCGACTTTGATCCTCCAGTAAAAGCTAAAGTCGGAAGTGCTACAACGACAATGTGCAACTAAAGCCAACAAATGTGTGTCATCTGTGATGAAATATTGGCATTGAGAAAATATTTACGAGGGAAAACCATAGATGAATAATCTCGAAGCTGTATTTAGAAATGGATTTAACAATTTTGGGTAAAATTAAATAGCTATTCTCCAGTATTCTGAATTACgagcatttaaaaatattttggctgGACGATAGACTAGGTTGTAGAACTTCCACCTATGTTGAAAGATTTTGGTTTTATAGCTGTCTGGATAGGTTAGTTACAGTGCGAGTTtttgcgtatacgtaatttgcTGCGTATACTTAATTTTTAAGTATTCATCTTAATTTACATTGTCGAAAGTAGATTTTACGTATTCATAAATGTTCCTGCGGTCATATCTTCATAGCTTGCCTTTTTTATACAACCAAGTTAAGTAATTAATCAACAAGTTATTTGGCTCTCAATACGTGGTCATTATCTTTATGGCAAACCGTTTTTTTCCCCACATACTGTCATAATTTAGATAACTCAACCTgcgaaaaatgtttaatttatcaGCTCCAAGAGGTAGCGATGATAACGAAAGTGCTGTTTGgtcaaaaaagaaaactgcaaGCATGGCCAAATGAAACAAAAGAACTGGCCAAGAACAAATGCTATGAACTTCACCCGGTGGCCCTGAATTTGGCTAAAGAAAGTTGAGCATTTCAGCTGCGAGTGCTGCCATCAGCAAAATGTGAAGCACTCAAAGAGGtaaaaataattgcaattaTTCAAGCGTGGTTAACGCTCGCCCCCAAGGGTTCCACCTTGGCTAATTGATAGATTGGCACGATCTGATATTAGCTGATAAAAACATGTTTACTATTTCAAAGTCAACAAGTAGGAGCTTAAAAAAGTGTTGAGGTTCGGTTCCTTGGTTAAACCAGTTGGGCTGTAAGCTATCAGCCAGTGCTAAAAAGTGTCGAAAGGGGTTAATAGAAATCCATATAAAGGTTTTTACTTTTTACCAAATGTGTGTACCGAATCGAGTTGACTTTTCTTAATCTCTACATTTGAATTACTttactttttatatttttttaaactttattTCATTTCTTAATACCATGCCTggtttaaaatataaaagggaattaaatcaaatatttttaatttgtttgtaacATGATTTGTGTTATATTATCGATAAAAGAATGTTTGTCTTATTAAATACAGACGTTTTTTAAGACCTGCAGAATGTTTACGTCTACAAAAGGCGGTTACATCTTTGAAAAGCTTACCGCTTTAAAACCTTGTGGGGGTCTTGCAAAAGCTCTCGCAGTGCTGGGTAATGCTCCCCAAGAGACAGCTTTCATTCGGCTCTCTCATTTGTTTAGCATTCGCCGTAGCCGTTTTATTGTCAAGCTTGAGTTGGCCAGTTAATTAATAACAAGAGCTCGAGAGTGGCTTTCAATCTCAGAGTTGTTTTGACCGCGTTGCCATTTGGACGTCGCCGCCGCATTTAACGAATTTGTTCCGCCAAGATTCGCACCTTATATTGCGCGTCCTGTCCGCATaggaaaatcgaaaatcacCCCCCAGCAactccacctcctccgcctctTCCGctgccttttttggccaattgcAAAAGTTTGCCAACAGTGAAACGTGAAATCTTTGAATCTActtttgcaaaaaataaacgaaaacgaaaaaaattgaatatCTCCGTGCCGTTCGAGGCGTGTAATTTTGTGTGTATTTTTGCGGTAAGTTGCGTTAACAACATTATGCTCCATAGAAAGCACGATTTGGCCATTGTGCTCGTAgattttactttacttttgCCTTTGGGCAATGCGCATGCGCAGCCCCGTTGACACACTTTACCCGACCAGCCTGCCTGCCACAAGCAACTTATGGCTCTCTggcttttggccataaaaacaaTTACCACTTGGCTGCATTTCGTCAGCGCGTGCGTCTTGATACCAAACAACCCCGCCCTCCCGATGGTCATCTATATCCCAGGCTATTACCATTCATAATCTCCGCAAGCTCACCACTTCGGGGCACTCCGATCTTCGGTAGCTGATAATATCTGTGTGGCTAAGTAAAGTGGGAATTGCCTAAGGCAGATGGGCGGGTGGTTGGCATATTACACCATTTGAGTGTGTGAAAATGTGTGGTTCCAAATTATTTAAGAGCTGTTTCGCTGCGGCAAGTAAAGTCGTTTTGAATGGCGCACAATAATGGAACAAAAGTGTTACTCTGTCGTTTTTTGTTAAGCATTTTGTTGCTGCGCCGTTTCAGTGTGGTAATTTGAAACCATTTTAATTGTGCATAGTTGAAGTAGGGGTACAACTTAATGAAGCATTTGAAATAACTTGTAACGGTATGCACAGTGCTATATTTGAAGTTAAAAgctataattatttgttaGTTTACTTGCTTGTTCATTTAAAATAGAGAAAGCTTGGAAACATTTTTATGCAGGAATATTGTATTTAAGCtgagataaaatttaaaaataattaatttcatttagtttGTTACAAGGATCCAGTTCCTTGCattaaaatacattaaagGCTAACTAAAACTTTTCAAAGCTGTTCCTTTTAGCGTGTTTCTACTGCATGCAAATGTAAcacaattgaaatgcaaattgacGCATGGTGCTGATGTCCCGTTCGCACCCAGCATTAGTGACAATTTTCTGTCTCGCTCCATCTGGCTTCAATTTCTGTCGATTCACGGGATCGATGGTCGtagtttataaatatttcagacCTCAATCAGCCGATTCAGTGGGCAATGAAAACATTTGCTCTATTGACACTAAAACATTGGCAGAGTTTATAATGATTTGCCCGTATTAACATAGCGATTTGGACAACTTATTTAGATCTCATATTTAACTATTGCAAACTCCGCTTAATTCTATATCCACATATAACAAGCGACCTTGTGGTTCTCAGCGTGCCGAAAAAATAAGTGAACTCAAAACCACTTAAACAT contains the following coding sequences:
- the LOC116802224 gene encoding uncharacterized protein LOC116802224 yields the protein MNLSLNYLYLELTLATLHFANSASGARNKKDKFVQKKHKYQLATKKWLNQTIDSGNSALFYSASHNTWYANYFRLKSNVEFLSDNSSPKIFCFQDYYRMFHVLLEKQVPTILITAHNPYHWQRC